The following are encoded together in the Euryarchaeota archaeon genome:
- a CDS encoding tRNA (N(6)-L-threonylcarbamoyladenosine(37)-C(2))-methylthiotransferase, which yields MQVYLETHGCAVTQGESRVIESVLVRDGHALSPTLADADTAIIVTCAVVERTERDMARRIAALKESGKDVIVTGCLATSRADLIRDIAPQAIILPPQGVAHASTVIETGVVPPKKDPRVRVRRQDSAPVETIVINDGCTGNCSFCITKLARPGLETFSIDDITADVRDAVDAGAVEIRLTSMDTAAYGAGTGPRLPALLQRVSRVDGDFRVRVGMMNPFALEPILDDLIEAFREPKLFKFLHLPVQSGSDPILTAMGRHHTAADFKDIVARFRAEFPDITIATDVITGFPEEDETAFEATVRLLDDVSPDIINITRFSRRPGTRADAFGGQVPSRVATDRSRILTKHRLRTSRERLRRHVGRRVRVLATERLRQGSVVGRTQEYRQVVLPDVPLARWYDVEVTGSTDHWLVGEIVSGGVAPTETSHQAE from the coding sequence GTGCAAGTTTACCTTGAGACGCACGGCTGTGCGGTGACGCAGGGGGAGTCCCGCGTCATCGAATCGGTCCTCGTTCGCGACGGCCACGCGCTCTCCCCGACGCTTGCCGATGCGGACACGGCGATCATCGTCACCTGCGCCGTGGTGGAACGGACCGAGCGCGACATGGCCCGACGCATCGCGGCCCTCAAGGAGTCTGGAAAGGACGTGATCGTCACCGGCTGCCTCGCGACGTCACGCGCCGACCTCATCCGCGACATCGCCCCCCAAGCCATCATCCTCCCGCCGCAAGGCGTCGCCCACGCGTCGACCGTCATCGAGACAGGGGTCGTGCCTCCTAAGAAAGACCCGCGCGTCCGGGTACGGCGCCAGGACTCGGCGCCCGTGGAGACCATTGTCATCAACGACGGGTGCACGGGGAACTGCTCGTTTTGCATCACGAAGCTAGCGCGACCCGGATTGGAGACGTTCTCAATCGACGACATCACCGCCGACGTCCGCGACGCGGTCGATGCGGGCGCAGTCGAGATCCGGCTCACGAGCATGGACACCGCCGCCTACGGCGCAGGCACGGGGCCGCGGTTACCGGCGCTTCTTCAACGCGTCTCGCGCGTCGACGGCGATTTCCGGGTGCGCGTAGGGATGATGAACCCCTTCGCGCTCGAACCAATACTCGACGACCTCATCGAGGCCTTCCGAGAGCCCAAACTGTTCAAGTTCCTCCACCTACCCGTCCAATCGGGAAGCGACCCGATTCTCACGGCGATGGGGCGTCATCACACGGCCGCCGATTTCAAGGACATCGTTGCCAGGTTCAGGGCGGAGTTCCCGGACATCACCATCGCGACGGACGTGATCACCGGCTTCCCGGAGGAGGATGAAACGGCGTTCGAAGCGACCGTGCGCCTCCTCGACGACGTTTCCCCCGACATCATCAACATCACCCGGTTCTCGCGGCGCCCCGGGACCCGCGCCGACGCATTCGGCGGGCAGGTGCCGTCGCGCGTCGCGACCGACCGAAGCCGCATCCTTACGAAGCATAGGCTGCGGACATCGCGCGAGCGCCTCCGGCGCCACGTCGGCCGACGCGTTCGCGTGCTCGCCACGGAGCGACTCCGACAGGGCTCCGTCGTAGGCAGGACGCAGGAATACCGGCAGGTGGTCTTGCCCGACGTTCCCCTTGCGAGATGGTACGACGTGGAGGTCACCGGTTCGACGGATCATTGGCTCGTCGGCGAAATCGTCTCAGGCGGGGTCGCGCCGACAGAGACCTCCCATCAGGCCGAATAG
- a CDS encoding DNA-binding protein, translated as MKVSELRDRAKVDTIDVEVVKKEEPREFTSKYGDSGMVCDAVVKDETGEVDLTLWNDEIQKVSVGNKIRITNGWVSAFRGKNKLSAGKYGKLEVL; from the coding sequence ATGAAAGTATCTGAACTTCGCGACCGCGCCAAGGTCGACACGATCGACGTCGAGGTCGTCAAGAAGGAAGAACCGCGCGAATTCACTTCCAAGTACGGTGATTCCGGCATGGTCTGCGACGCCGTCGTGAAGGACGAGACGGGCGAGGTGGATCTCACGCTCTGGAACGACGAGATCCAAAAGGTAAGCGTCGGGAACAAGATCCGCATCACCAACGGGTGGGTCTCGGCGTTTCGGGGAAAGAACAAGCTCTCCGCCGGAAAGTACGGAAAACTCGAAGTCCTCTAG
- a CDS encoding NUDIX domain-containing protein, which yields MEAPGEPLETAFDGRLKDFINGPTACILLPEMFDIVDADDQVIGQASRAEVHRRRLLHRSVHVYVFNSKGELYLQHRSMKKDLYPGKWTGSASGHLGPGESYASAARRELKEELGVDCDMHEAYRFDYEGREEREKSALFLARHDGPMAHNREEVSDGRFETLATVEAWLRERPDDFAPGFQVGFEKFLREGPALPLVGDPGDKRRRGL from the coding sequence ATGGAGGCTCCCGGAGAACCTCTTGAGACGGCTTTCGACGGGCGGTTGAAAGACTTCATTAACGGCCCAACCGCTTGCATCCTGTTGCCCGAGATGTTCGACATCGTGGACGCCGATGATCAAGTCATCGGCCAAGCCTCCCGTGCGGAGGTCCATCGACGAAGGCTCCTCCACAGGAGCGTCCACGTTTACGTTTTCAACTCCAAGGGCGAGCTCTACCTTCAACACCGCAGCATGAAAAAAGACCTCTATCCCGGAAAATGGACGGGCTCCGCGTCCGGACATCTTGGTCCCGGCGAATCCTACGCCTCGGCGGCACGGCGCGAACTGAAGGAGGAACTCGGCGTCGACTGCGACATGCACGAGGCGTATCGTTTCGACTACGAGGGGCGCGAGGAGCGGGAAAAGAGCGCGCTGTTCCTGGCGCGCCACGACGGGCCGATGGCCCACAACAGGGAGGAAGTCTCCGACGGGAGATTTGAAACGCTTGCGACGGTCGAAGCGTGGCTTCGCGAACGGCCCGATGATTTCGCGCCCGGGTTCCAAGTCGGGTTCGAGAAGTTCCTACGCGAAGGGCCCGCGCTTCCCCTCGTTGGCGATCCCGGGGACAAGAGACGCAGGGGGCTGTGA
- a CDS encoding endo alpha-1,4 polygalactosaminidase: MACALILVLSVTGCLRPPSDAKNLTAVDDVTAGGMSDDEGPGDGAAGDTEGEDAPSDEGAGTGPDENADMNGTGDDSIGGSETDAGGASITGLRPVAKPWGDVDDFAYQLQDLDLVQIGASRFDLVVIDYSRDGTDPGRFTHAEIDALRNGSGGPKLVLAYVSIGEAEDYRYYWNASWDADGDGVPDADSPAWLGPENPEWPGNYKVRYWDAAWRAIVFDYMDRIVKAGFDGVYLDIIDAYEYWGPGGESGLERASSEAEMVELVKSIGEHARSTRGRVGFGLFPQNGEALAVHDDYVSAISGIGKEDTWYNDDTPQGTTHTEKVTSMLDVFRAAGKLVLTTDYATKTASIDDVFLESRSRGYVPYATVRSLDRLSVPEGHPPD, encoded by the coding sequence ATGGCCTGCGCGTTGATCCTGGTCTTGTCAGTCACCGGGTGCCTGCGTCCGCCCAGCGACGCTAAGAACCTGACGGCCGTCGATGATGTCACCGCCGGCGGCATGTCCGACGACGAGGGCCCGGGCGATGGCGCCGCGGGGGACACGGAAGGCGAGGATGCACCCTCGGATGAGGGCGCCGGAACGGGGCCAGATGAGAACGCCGACATGAACGGCACTGGTGACGACTCCATTGGGGGTTCAGAAACGGATGCCGGTGGCGCCTCGATCACCGGGTTGCGGCCGGTGGCGAAACCTTGGGGCGATGTGGACGATTTCGCCTACCAGCTCCAGGACCTTGACCTCGTCCAAATCGGGGCGAGCCGCTTCGACCTCGTTGTCATCGATTATTCGCGCGACGGCACGGACCCCGGCCGCTTCACCCACGCCGAGATCGACGCGTTGAGGAACGGTTCCGGCGGACCGAAGCTCGTGCTCGCTTACGTGAGCATTGGCGAAGCCGAGGATTACCGCTACTACTGGAACGCGTCGTGGGACGCCGATGGAGACGGCGTGCCGGACGCCGATTCGCCCGCATGGCTTGGGCCCGAGAATCCGGAGTGGCCGGGAAACTACAAGGTGCGTTATTGGGACGCCGCGTGGCGTGCGATCGTTTTCGATTACATGGACCGGATCGTCAAGGCAGGGTTCGACGGCGTGTACTTGGACATCATCGACGCTTACGAGTACTGGGGCCCCGGCGGCGAGAGCGGCCTTGAACGCGCGAGCTCAGAGGCGGAGATGGTAGAACTTGTGAAAAGCATCGGGGAGCACGCCCGTTCCACCCGGGGAAGGGTCGGTTTTGGGCTGTTCCCGCAAAACGGCGAAGCGCTCGCCGTCCATGACGACTATGTGTCCGCCATAAGCGGCATCGGCAAGGAAGACACGTGGTACAACGACGACACGCCGCAGGGAACCACCCACACGGAAAAAGTGACCTCCATGCTCGACGTCTTCCGCGCCGCCGGGAAACTCGTTCTAACGACCGATTACGCGACGAAGACCGCGTCGATCGATGATGTCTTCCTTGAGAGCCGGTCACGAGGGTACGTGCCCTACGCAACGGTGCGAAGCCTCGATCGCCTCTCGGTCCCGGAGGGCCACCCGCCAGACTAG
- a CDS encoding ABC-F family ATP-binding cassette domain-containing protein: MTRLLVAADGVSFAYGSRRVLADARFKIEEGERIALFGPNGAGKTTILGLITGRLKPETGDMYVDNRMRYGYMTQQFEFAPDATVGSLLTVKSTQVTNLEGEIHDIEERMADPRFYEAPGYEDVLTHYSELQREVQSLSSKGSASAALTMLNELGLEDVEMETKMKELSGGQKTRVLLAKALANWEEMDLLMLDEPTNHLDIETVEWLEEFLVERYNRGLILVAHDQYLMDNLATKILELDNHHVVEWDGNFTDYKDQKAAYTRAMDAKRRREFDEVQRQIQIIEEIKRRNRFDAQARSKMTRLHKMKRDSEPAGLRQKTFNMKLEAAHKSSNEVLAFEGVSKRFGDDVLLENSEMHISKGDKIGLIGPNGCGKTTILRMIVGLEKATKGRIHMAPGVKLGFFDQEHAGLDPNRKLIEEVRSVRPKMADEEARGILGRFLFRGEDAFKTAGKLSGGEKARLALAKFLIGETNFLVLDEPTNHLDLASQDVIEKALAEYDGTMLVVSHDRHFLDAVVTKIAVVAKRNVGLFTGNFSSTRTLTRLQEFQETGKPVEYVVRKTFKDYEKGVRYSWGTSVTVTGNETQTTKRLFKYAMERGWMERKE; this comes from the coding sequence ATGACCCGCCTTTTGGTCGCCGCCGACGGCGTCTCATTCGCCTACGGTTCACGTCGCGTGCTGGCCGACGCCCGTTTCAAGATAGAGGAGGGCGAGCGCATCGCGCTTTTCGGCCCCAACGGCGCTGGAAAGACCACTATCCTCGGCCTCATCACTGGACGCCTCAAGCCGGAGACGGGAGACATGTACGTCGACAACCGGATGCGCTACGGTTACATGACGCAGCAGTTCGAGTTCGCTCCTGACGCGACCGTCGGGAGCCTTCTCACCGTGAAGTCCACCCAGGTCACGAACCTCGAAGGAGAGATCCACGACATCGAGGAACGGATGGCCGATCCGCGCTTCTACGAGGCGCCGGGTTACGAGGACGTGCTCACGCACTATAGCGAACTCCAGCGGGAGGTCCAGAGCCTTTCCTCGAAGGGAAGCGCGTCGGCGGCGCTCACGATGCTCAACGAACTCGGCCTCGAAGACGTCGAGATGGAGACGAAGATGAAGGAACTCTCGGGGGGGCAGAAAACGCGGGTGCTCCTCGCGAAAGCCCTTGCGAACTGGGAAGAGATGGACCTTCTCATGCTCGACGAACCGACGAACCACCTCGACATCGAGACCGTGGAGTGGCTCGAGGAGTTCCTCGTCGAGCGCTACAACCGCGGGCTCATACTCGTCGCCCATGACCAGTACCTGATGGACAATCTCGCGACGAAGATCCTTGAACTCGACAACCACCACGTCGTCGAATGGGACGGGAACTTCACCGATTACAAGGATCAAAAGGCCGCGTACACGCGCGCCATGGACGCCAAACGGCGGCGCGAGTTCGACGAGGTCCAGCGGCAGATCCAGATAATCGAGGAGATCAAGCGCAGGAACCGTTTCGACGCGCAGGCGAGGTCGAAGATGACCCGCCTTCATAAGATGAAACGCGACTCGGAACCGGCGGGTCTCAGGCAGAAGACGTTCAACATGAAGCTCGAAGCGGCGCACAAGAGCAGCAACGAGGTCCTCGCCTTCGAGGGCGTCTCGAAGCGCTTCGGCGACGATGTGCTGCTCGAGAACTCGGAGATGCATATCTCCAAGGGCGACAAGATAGGCCTCATAGGTCCGAACGGCTGCGGAAAGACGACCATCCTTCGCATGATCGTGGGACTTGAGAAAGCGACGAAGGGCCGCATCCACATGGCGCCCGGGGTGAAACTCGGTTTCTTCGACCAGGAGCATGCGGGATTGGACCCGAACCGAAAACTCATCGAGGAAGTGCGGTCGGTCCGCCCGAAGATGGCCGACGAGGAGGCGAGAGGTATCCTCGGAAGGTTCCTCTTCAGAGGCGAGGACGCATTCAAGACGGCTGGAAAACTCTCCGGCGGCGAGAAAGCACGTCTCGCCCTTGCAAAGTTCCTCATCGGCGAGACCAATTTCCTCGTCCTCGACGAACCTACGAACCACCTCGACCTCGCCTCGCAGGACGTGATAGAGAAAGCGCTGGCGGAGTACGACGGCACGATGCTCGTCGTAAGCCACGACAGGCACTTCCTCGACGCCGTCGTCACGAAGATCGCCGTCGTCGCAAAACGCAACGTCGGCCTTTTCACCGGGAACTTCTCGAGCACCAGGACTCTCACGCGGCTACAGGAGTTCCAAGAGACGGGAAAGCCCGTCGAATACGTGGTGAGGAAGACCTTCAAGGACTACGAGAAGGGGGTTCGCTATTCGTGGGGCACGAGCGTGACGGTCACGGGAAACGAGACGCAGACCACGAAACGGCTATTCAAATACGCGATGGAACGTGGATGGATGGAGAGGAAGGAATGA
- a CDS encoding Lrp/AsnC ligand binding domain-containing protein: protein MLGYVLVRTAPGKEHDVFKALEKIPQIKEKYGLFGEFDVICKIEANNADDVTEVVVGKIRTIAGVIDTKTFISTSL from the coding sequence ATGCTTGGCTACGTACTTGTCCGCACAGCGCCAGGCAAGGAGCATGACGTCTTCAAGGCCCTCGAGAAGATCCCGCAGATAAAGGAGAAGTACGGGCTCTTCGGCGAGTTCGATGTGATCTGCAAGATCGAGGCGAACAACGCAGATGACGTCACCGAGGTCGTCGTGGGGAAGATACGCACTATCGCGGGCGTCATAGACACCAAGACGTTCATCAGCACAAGTCTTTGA
- a CDS encoding DUF3179 domain-containing protein — MRVKLVALMLMVIFAGTAAHGGATHVSDDKIPWGCPAPDCIPAITTPRFTDESYLRDDELVIGVSIDGDARAYPVKVLDWHEIVDDTVGGKPLAVTYCPLCGSAVAYERTVQGQILTFAVSGRLYKNDLVMYDRETGTLWAQIPGEGIRGVLHGVKLQTEQTSVLTWGEWRSSHPATKLLALPDTYPSSQYDRYPYGSYRDNRQIGISGRERSDVAGLHPKAFVAGIQLLGEARAYTFESLSRLAVVNDTLGGVPNVVALVEGEVHAYERGDRQFVAGPGPGNMVDGSGRIYGVRCGCETYGGEALQRVDVVNLFWFAWYDFHPDTTVFNASGEPFRPTAGPRETSAAGPFVTGFALIATAAALALFLRGRSSK, encoded by the coding sequence ATGCGTGTGAAGCTAGTCGCCTTGATGTTGATGGTGATCTTCGCAGGCACAGCCGCCCATGGCGGCGCAACGCACGTTTCCGACGATAAGATCCCCTGGGGATGCCCGGCCCCCGACTGCATCCCTGCAATTACGACGCCACGCTTCACGGACGAATCCTATCTCCGCGACGATGAGCTCGTAATAGGGGTCTCAATCGACGGCGATGCAAGGGCGTATCCGGTGAAGGTCCTCGACTGGCACGAGATCGTTGACGACACGGTGGGCGGAAAGCCCCTCGCAGTCACCTATTGTCCGCTCTGCGGAAGCGCAGTGGCCTATGAGAGGACCGTGCAGGGACAGATCCTGACGTTCGCCGTGTCCGGTCGGCTCTACAAGAACGACCTTGTGATGTATGACCGGGAAACGGGTACGCTCTGGGCCCAGATCCCCGGCGAGGGCATCCGTGGCGTGTTGCACGGCGTCAAGCTCCAAACGGAGCAGACCAGCGTCCTCACGTGGGGGGAGTGGCGGTCAAGCCACCCGGCAACGAAACTTCTCGCCCTACCCGACACCTACCCCTCGTCGCAATACGACCGCTACCCATACGGCTCATACCGCGACAATCGGCAGATCGGGATTTCGGGCCGGGAGCGAAGCGACGTGGCGGGACTGCATCCAAAGGCGTTCGTAGCGGGGATCCAATTGCTTGGGGAGGCGAGGGCGTACACCTTCGAATCGCTCTCGCGCCTCGCCGTCGTCAACGACACTCTCGGAGGCGTCCCCAACGTCGTGGCTTTGGTCGAAGGCGAGGTGCACGCCTACGAACGCGGGGACCGGCAGTTCGTCGCCGGGCCTGGGCCAGGGAACATGGTGGATGGGAGCGGACGCATCTACGGTGTCCGATGCGGTTGCGAGACTTACGGTGGCGAGGCCCTGCAACGTGTCGACGTGGTCAACCTCTTCTGGTTCGCTTGGTACGATTTCCACCCGGACACGACCGTTTTCAACGCTTCCGGCGAACCCTTTAGGCCAACGGCGGGGCCGCGTGAGACCTCAGCCGCGGGGCCGTTCGTCACGGGGTTCGCGCTCATCGCGACCGCCGCCGCGCTCGCGTTGTTCCTTCGTGGACGCAGCTCGAAGTAA
- a CDS encoding cytochrome c biogenesis protein CcdA, whose translation MDGRSSASRTMERRGPRAGIGVWDARVLTILVAGLASVLSLSGRLLGAGLAPGVMPVPILVTFPAAYLAGVLAFLSPCSGAIIPAFFAYSFTNRGRLIEMTYVFYLGLATVFVPIGFATSLFSDLFIMNRTLFFQAGGAILILLGLVTIVGFAPWAALSSRSAGHLTARAMLAGNDETPRVYVMGLVFGLATSSCTAPIIGAIQLLALGSAFGTAEAILLFLVFALGIVTPLFALAVVGDRTKLIRGGLFHARPLALPVVGATTTTRLLTGVVLIALGGAFIVFDGTLALTEQYAAWGLTDIYGELNDRLLAATVAVPQVVWASLFVLGLVATYRLLRAASTKEQRERGGGRDEREPRDERPRG comes from the coding sequence GTGGACGGGCGATCAAGCGCGTCCCGGACCATGGAGAGACGCGGCCCGAGAGCGGGAATCGGCGTTTGGGACGCGCGCGTGCTTACCATCCTCGTGGCAGGGCTCGCAAGCGTCCTTTCCCTCTCTGGGCGCCTCTTAGGGGCGGGGCTTGCGCCCGGCGTCATGCCTGTCCCCATATTGGTGACCTTTCCGGCCGCGTACCTGGCCGGCGTGCTCGCTTTCCTCTCCCCCTGCTCGGGCGCTATCATACCGGCCTTCTTCGCGTACTCGTTCACGAACCGGGGTCGCCTCATCGAGATGACTTACGTCTTCTACTTGGGCCTTGCGACGGTTTTCGTCCCGATCGGGTTCGCGACCTCGCTCTTCTCGGACCTTTTCATCATGAACAGGACGCTATTCTTCCAGGCCGGCGGCGCGATCTTGATTCTTTTGGGGTTAGTGACGATCGTCGGGTTTGCCCCGTGGGCCGCGCTCTCCTCGCGCTCGGCCGGCCACCTCACTGCCAGAGCCATGCTTGCGGGAAACGACGAAACGCCTCGCGTCTATGTCATGGGCCTCGTCTTCGGGCTCGCCACCTCGTCGTGCACCGCGCCCATCATCGGGGCCATCCAGCTTCTCGCCCTTGGAAGCGCGTTCGGCACGGCTGAGGCGATCCTCCTCTTCCTCGTGTTCGCGCTCGGGATTGTCACGCCGCTCTTCGCACTAGCCGTTGTCGGGGACCGGACGAAGCTCATCCGAGGCGGCCTCTTTCATGCGCGTCCGCTCGCGTTACCGGTTGTGGGCGCCACGACCACGACACGCCTCCTTACCGGCGTCGTCCTCATCGCGCTTGGCGGCGCCTTTATCGTTTTCGACGGCACGCTCGCTCTCACCGAACAATACGCCGCGTGGGGCCTCACGGACATCTACGGCGAACTCAACGACCGCCTCTTGGCCGCGACCGTGGCCGTCCCGCAGGTGGTCTGGGCGTCGCTCTTCGTGTTGGGCCTCGTTGCGACGTACAGGTTACTTCGAGCTGCGTCCACGAAGGAACAACGCGAGCGCGGCGGCGGTCGCGATGAGCGCGAACCCCGTGACGAACGGCCCCGCGGCTGA
- a CDS encoding thioredoxin domain-containing protein, producing the protein MAAAGQGTRRCPRCGKTFKTARHLKAHDAHAHGPAARRRLLGGAALLVVGIGAIAFGVLLATWLSGASQQIAARDVGDTAALVVGHGQPTLGNDSAPVALVLFEDPDCPFCKRFHDDTLSRIVADYVDPGSVRIIGREFSGGNPWGAPGMLARECAFAQRTASYWNFTSWFYRDQANLNLEYGRRGDAAIESAGVTYAGSAGLDAEAWRSCFTAKAKRSEVSRDLSDGQKAGARGTPSFFVVAPDGHVQFISGAQPYPVFAQAINAALGRG; encoded by the coding sequence ATGGCCGCCGCCGGCCAAGGAACGCGCCGCTGCCCCCGATGCGGAAAGACGTTCAAAACGGCGAGACACCTGAAGGCGCACGACGCGCACGCCCACGGTCCGGCCGCCAGGCGAAGGCTACTCGGCGGCGCCGCCCTTCTCGTTGTTGGCATCGGCGCGATCGCGTTCGGCGTGCTTCTGGCGACATGGCTTTCGGGAGCAAGCCAACAGATCGCGGCAAGGGACGTCGGCGATACCGCGGCGCTCGTCGTCGGGCACGGCCAACCCACCCTCGGAAACGATTCGGCTCCCGTGGCACTCGTGCTCTTCGAGGACCCCGATTGTCCGTTCTGCAAGCGATTCCACGACGACACGCTTTCCCGCATCGTGGCCGATTACGTGGACCCCGGCAGCGTCCGGATCATCGGCCGCGAATTCTCCGGGGGAAACCCATGGGGTGCTCCCGGCATGCTCGCGCGCGAGTGCGCCTTCGCGCAACGCACCGCCTCGTACTGGAACTTCACGTCGTGGTTCTACCGGGACCAAGCGAACCTGAACCTCGAATACGGCCGGCGTGGCGACGCCGCGATCGAGTCCGCGGGCGTCACGTACGCCGGTTCGGCAGGTCTTGACGCCGAAGCTTGGAGATCGTGCTTCACCGCGAAAGCGAAGCGGTCGGAAGTGAGCCGAGACCTGTCCGACGGGCAGAAGGCCGGTGCCCGGGGCACGCCGTCGTTTTTCGTTGTCGCCCCGGATGGCCACGTCCAATTCATCAGCGGGGCCCAGCCGTACCCGGTCTTCGCACAGGCGATAAACGCGGCCTTGGGGCGCGGCTGA
- a CDS encoding helix-turn-helix transcriptional regulator yields MGILQIATVGEDTDPIMVGVREYPVSKLILIFTPEFEATARRVRGLLDPLKMEIDLVKVEGDVLLGVLRKVSEVVSDVSVRYDDIYVNVASGTRMSGCAALSAAFVNGLKAFGVENGKPMLFPVLKFSYQELISESKLSILRALAAEGGASDSLQKLSETSGVDKSLLSYHLRGGRENKGLEELGLVEIDRGTRGRLIIKLTTMGTMLLSGYAIPAEGSTRSR; encoded by the coding sequence GTGGGCATTCTCCAGATCGCGACCGTCGGCGAGGACACGGACCCAATAATGGTCGGTGTTCGGGAGTACCCGGTGAGCAAGCTCATCTTGATCTTCACCCCGGAATTCGAGGCCACGGCCCGCCGCGTACGGGGCCTCCTTGACCCCCTCAAAATGGAGATCGACCTTGTCAAGGTCGAAGGGGACGTGCTTCTCGGCGTTCTTCGGAAGGTCAGCGAGGTCGTGTCAGACGTCTCCGTGCGTTACGACGACATCTACGTGAACGTGGCTTCGGGGACTCGCATGTCCGGCTGTGCTGCGCTCTCGGCAGCGTTCGTGAACGGGCTAAAGGCATTCGGCGTGGAAAATGGAAAGCCGATGCTGTTCCCCGTGCTCAAGTTCAGTTACCAGGAACTCATCAGCGAGAGCAAGCTCTCGATACTGCGGGCTCTCGCGGCGGAGGGTGGCGCAAGCGATAGCCTACAGAAGCTCTCGGAGACCTCCGGCGTGGACAAGTCCCTCCTCTCGTACCACCTGCGCGGGGGCCGCGAAAACAAAGGGCTCGAAGAGCTCGGCCTCGTCGAGATCGACCGGGGCACGCGCGGGAGGCTCATCATCAAGCTCACGACCATGGGGACGATGCTCCTCTCCGGGTACGCGATCCCCGCCGAGGGCTCCACAAGGAGCCGATAG
- a CDS encoding methyltransferase domain-containing protein translates to MSANMRGYEEPLIEAILGRSLHPGGAALTSELARLARIAPGCRVLDVACGPGSTLETLSRGHGATSVGLDPSRPLLRRARSAGADALVMGTGGDLPFMSESFDAAFVECSLCLTGEPAVVLAEMRRVLVPGGRLVMSDVTLEGPQEALRDPVFSLACLREALPRKSLERLLNASGLRIDLYADRSDALVEFRSRVLERMDVYGLLETAASAGSETAARGLAFATALGGALRAGDIGYAVAVARK, encoded by the coding sequence GTGAGCGCAAACATGCGAGGATATGAAGAGCCGCTCATCGAGGCTATCCTCGGCCGCAGTCTCCACCCCGGTGGGGCCGCGCTCACGAGTGAGCTTGCAAGGCTCGCTCGTATCGCACCGGGCTGCCGTGTGCTCGACGTCGCATGCGGCCCAGGATCGACACTCGAAACACTTTCACGCGGCCACGGGGCAACGTCAGTGGGATTGGATCCGTCGCGCCCGCTTCTCCGACGCGCGAGATCCGCAGGCGCCGACGCCCTCGTGATGGGGACCGGAGGCGACCTCCCGTTCATGAGCGAGAGCTTCGACGCCGCGTTCGTGGAATGCTCGCTTTGCCTCACCGGCGAGCCGGCGGTGGTGCTCGCGGAGATGCGTCGCGTGCTGGTCCCGGGAGGGCGTTTGGTCATGAGCGACGTCACCCTCGAAGGGCCCCAGGAAGCCCTGCGCGACCCCGTATTCTCCCTCGCTTGCCTGCGTGAAGCGCTCCCGCGAAAGAGCCTTGAGCGCCTTTTGAACGCGTCCGGACTTCGCATTGACCTTTACGCTGATCGCTCCGACGCGCTCGTGGAATTCCGAAGCCGAGTCCTTGAGCGGATGGATGTGTATGGTCTCCTCGAAACCGCCGCCTCGGCAGGAAGCGAAACGGCCGCTAGGGGCCTTGCATTCGCGACCGCCCTCGGCGGGGCGCTTCGTGCCGGGGACATAGGTTACGCCGTCGCCGTCGCCCGAAAATAG